The Mytilus galloprovincialis chromosome 2, xbMytGall1.hap1.1, whole genome shotgun sequence genome has a window encoding:
- the LOC143062617 gene encoding uncharacterized protein LOC143062617, which produces MEEMWNAAFKEHQLRNPQCEGILLCDLENEEKRGFGTRQQLICTKCDYKSKRYTLYEELESGKPGRKASKLDTAIHVGLSQSPIAYSGIQKIFLSGNILAPTTSSLQRRANTVMKQIEQINKQDMKRRRNDIVEINKLRGKENPHAISVQMDGMYNNPLYSGVGRTPFQPATQTIYTAAENETSKHNILALNIKNKLCSKHSSLDVDNDSGRLHEDCTDDCSANIPMVKSIGDEYTWARECLLDLKEDQLEIEHLVTDADSSAYKAAMDLHNEGINTVEPENFLDTRHLSDHVRKGAKSDKTLLKVMPATTKLKRQKLLNNFSVDLTERCNKELLLAYKFYAGDFYKVKNKISHTVDAIAYCYMGDHAST; this is translated from the exons ATGGAGGAAATGTGGAATGCAGCATTTAAAGAACATCAATTGAGAAATCCACAGTGTGAAGGTATTCTGCTATGCGATTTAGAAAATGAAGAGAAAAGAGGCTTTGGAACGCGACAACAGTTAATATGCACAAAGTGTGATTACAAATCAAAGCGGTACACCCTGTATGAAGAATTGGAAAGTGGGAAACCTGGGAGAAAAGCATCAAAACTTGACACTGCAATTCATGTCGGCCTGAGTCAATCACCCATTGCTTATTCTGGTATACAAAAAATCTTCTTAAGTGGTAACATCTTGGCACCAACAACATCTAGCCTACAAAGAAGAGCAAATACAGTCATGAAacaaattgaacaaattaataaacagGATATGAAAAGAAGAAGAAATGATATTGTAGAAATAAATAAGTTAAGAGGCAAGGAAAATCCACATGCTATAAGTGTTCAAATGGATGGAATGTACAATAATCCACTGTATTCTGGTGTAGGCCGCACTCCATTTCAACCAGCAACACAAACAATTTATACGGCAGCTGAAAATGAAACATCAAAACACAATATATTAGcattaaatatcaaaaacaaGCTCTGTTCCAAACATTCTAGTCTTGACGTAGACAATGACTCAGGCCGACTTCATGAAGATTGCACAGATGATTGCAGTGCAAATATACCCATGGTAAAAAGTATAGGAGATGAGTATACCTGGGCCAGGGAATGCCTCCTTGATTTAAAGGAAGACCAACTTGAAATTGAGCATTTAGTTACTGATGCAGACAGTTCTGCCTATAAAGCTGCCATGGACCTTCACAATGAGGGAATAAATACCGTTGAGCCAGAAAACTTTTTAGACACTAGACATCTTTCCGACCATGTACGTAAAGGAGCAAAGTCAGATAAAACTCTTTTAAAAGTGATGCCAGCTACAACAAaactaaaaagacaaaaactttTGAATAATTTCTCTGTTGATCTGACTGAGAGATGTAACAAAGAACTATTACTGGCCTATAAATTTTATGCTGGAGACTTttacaaagtaaaaaataaaatttctcacACTGTGGATGCCATAGCTTACTGCTACATGGGAGATCATGCCAG tacataa
- the LOC143065382 gene encoding uncharacterized protein LOC143065382, with product MEEMWNAAFKEHQLRNPQCEGILLCDLENEEKRGFGTRQQLICTKCDYKSKRYTLYEELESGKPGRKASKLDTAIHVGLSQSPIAYSGIQKIFLSGNILAPTTSSLQRRANTVMKQIEQINKQDMKRRRNDIVEINKLRGKENPHAISVQMDGMYNNPLYSGVGRTPFQPATQTIYTAAENETSKHNILALNIKNKLCSKHSSLDVDNDSGRLHEDCTDDCSANIPMVKSIGDEYTWARECLLDLKEDQLEIEHLVTDADSSAYKAAMDLHNEGINTVEPENFLDTRHLSDHVRKGAKSDKTLLKVMPATTKLKRQKLLNNFSVDLTERCNKELLLAYKFYAGDFYKVKNKISHTVDAIAYCYMGDHARCRKNSFACKGFQGSWLKGRPFLPNSFKISSCNENLDSLRKQINKRLGSKVLEKTRLNMNTNFVEGFNRCLRRSLPSNVTFKKNMSGRAHAAAHSVNYGPGESILELCSALHCDIPVGSSAYKAQIRK from the exons ATGGAGGAAATGTGGAATGCAGCATTTAAAGAACATCAATTGAGAAATCCACAGTGTGAAGGTATTCTGCTATGCGATTTAGAAAATGAAGAGAAAAGAGGCTTTGGAACGCGACAACAGTTAATATGCACAAAGTGTGATTACAAATCAAAGCGGTACACCCTGTATGAAGAATTGGAAAGTGGGAAACCTGGGAGAAAAGCATCAAAACTTGACACTGCAATTCATGTCGGCCTGAGTCAATCACCCATTGCTTATTCTGGTATACAAAAAATCTTCTTAAGTGGTAACATCTTGGCACCAACAACATCTAGCCTACAAAGAAGAGCAAATACAGTCATGAAacaaattgaacaaattaataaacagGATATGAAAAGAAGAAGAAATGATATTGTAGAAATAAATAAGTTAAGAGGCAAGGAAAATCCACATGCTATAAGTGTTCAAATGGATGGAATGTACAATAATCCACTGTATTCTGGTGTAGGCCGCACTCCATTTCAACCAGCAACACAAACAATTTATACGGCAGCTGAAAATGAAACATCAAAACACAATATATTAGcattaaatatcaaaaacaaGCTCTGTTCCAAACATTCTAGTCTTGACGTAGACAATGACTCAGGCCGACTTCATGAAGATTGCACAGATGATTGCAGTGCAAATATACCCATGGTAAAAAGTATAGGAGATGAGTATACCTGGGCCAGGGAATGCCTCCTTGATTTAAAGGAAGACCAACTTGAAATTGAGCATTTAGTTACTGATGCAGACAGTTCTGCCTATAAAGCTGCCATGGACCTTCACAATGAGGGAATAAATACCGTTGAGCCAGAAAACTTTTTAGACACTAGACATCTTTCCGACCATGTACGTAAAGGAGCAAAGTCAGATAAAACTCTTTTAAAAGTGATGCCAGCTACAACAAaactaaaaagacaaaaactttTGAATAATTTCTCTGTTGATCTGACTGAGAGATGTAACAAAGAACTATTACTGGCCTATAAATTTTATGCTGGAGACTTttacaaagtaaaaaataaaatttctcacACTGTGGATGCCATAGCTTACTGCTACATGGGAGATCATGCCAGGTGCAGAAAAAACTCCTTTGCCTGTAAAGGATTTCAGGGATCGTGGTTAAAAGGCCGTCCTTTCTtaccaaattcttttaaaataagtAGCTGCAATGAGAATTTAGACTCGCTTCGGAAACAAATAAATAAGCGACTAGGTTCCAAAGTGCTTGAAAAGACACGGTTAAACATGAACACCAATTTTGTTGAGGGATTTAATAGGTGTTTAAGAAGATCATTACCTTCAAATGTTACTTTCAAGAAAAACATGTCGGGTCGTGCACATGCAGCAGCTCACAGCGTTAATTATGGTCCAGGGGAGTCTATATTAGAACTCTGTAGTGCTCTACACTGTGATATTCCAGTAGGCAGTAGTGCATACAAGGct CAAATTAGGAAGTGA